From the genome of Mesorhizobium japonicum MAFF 303099, one region includes:
- a CDS encoding transposase: MGSNRCPTSCREEAVHICIVHLIRHLLEFVSRKVAKPLCRRSAPSAGGRTLSRHEGSGRLRGRRYPAIIQSWRRGCQHVVPFFASECAQHHLHDGYGVRNVRGASAPSPIALNPWSVRSHQIDMATRRT, encoded by the coding sequence ATGGGATCAAACCGCTGCCCAACATCTTGCAGGGAGGAGGCCGTCCACATATGCATCGTGCACCTGATCCGCCATCTGCTTGAGTTCGTGTCGCGGAAGGTCGCGAAACCGTTGTGCCGACGCTCAGCGCCATCTGCGGGGGGGCGGACGCTAAGCCGGCATGAAGGCTCTGGAAGACTTCGAGGTCGGCGATACCCGGCGATCATCCAGAGCTGGCGGCGCGGCTGCCAGCACGTCGTGCCGTTCTTCGCCTCCGAGTGTGCGCAACATCATCTACACGACGGATACGGCGTTCGAAATGTCCGCGGCGCGTCGGCGCCATCTCCAATAGCGCTTAACCCCTGGTCAGTCAGGTCGCACCAGATCGATATGGCTACACGGAGGACGTGA
- a CDS encoding transcriptional regulator domain-containing protein: MIGNDADWPDWQDEKSYRYTRHLTRRGWAWEFLRRNPAFQRDCRLSLEQAEFAERWFEVEVVRSSLDLTQWGLLFRRLVEARCGCFLVLPPMPACSAAHCGKGIVGRNAFV; encoded by the coding sequence ATGATAGGGAATGACGCCGACTGGCCGGACTGGCAAGATGAGAAATCCTATCGCTACACGCGGCACCTGACGCGACGCGGCTGGGCCTGGGAATTCCTACGGCGCAATCCGGCCTTCCAGCGTGACTGCAGGCTCTCGCTTGAGCAGGCAGAATTTGCAGAAAGGTGGTTCGAGGTAGAAGTGGTGAGATCGTCGCTCGATCTCACGCAGTGGGGGCTCCTTTTTCGCAGGCTCGTTGAGGCGCGATGCGGCTGTTTTCTGGTGCTTCCGCCAATGCCCGCATGTTCTGCCGCTCATTGCGGAAAAGGCATTGTCGGCCGAAACGCTTTCGTTTGA
- a CDS encoding MucR family transcriptional regulator, translated as MTEETESKADNLIELTAHVVSAYVSNNPVPVGELPGLIGQIHIALKGTAGGAAPEKSEALKPAVPIRKSVTPDYIISLEDGKKFKSLKRHLATHYGLTPDEYRAKWELPADYPMVAPNYAAARSALAKTMGLGRKPKEPETPAPAKRARKKAAA; from the coding sequence ATGACCGAAGAAACCGAGAGCAAAGCCGACAACCTCATCGAACTCACCGCCCATGTCGTCTCAGCCTATGTTTCGAACAATCCGGTTCCCGTCGGTGAACTGCCTGGGCTTATCGGCCAGATCCACATCGCATTGAAAGGCACTGCTGGTGGTGCCGCACCAGAAAAATCGGAAGCTCTCAAGCCTGCCGTACCGATCAGAAAATCGGTTACACCCGACTACATTATCAGCCTTGAGGACGGTAAGAAGTTCAAGTCGCTCAAGCGTCACCTGGCCACCCACTATGGCCTCACGCCCGACGAATATCGCGCGAAATGGGAGCTGCCGGCGGACTATCCTATGGTGGCGCCGAACTACGCTGCGGCGCGCTCGGCATTGGCCAAGACCATGGGTCTGGGCCGCAAGCCGAAGGAACCGGAAACGCCGGCACCTGCCAAGCGTGCCCGCAAGAAAGCGGCAGCCTGA
- a CDS encoding cold-shock protein: MGKYKDHREPRRHRHDDDPVSFAERPSELSYFQRSSTVTADPVDAEVVWFNTSKGFGFVKLPEGIEAYLHIRVLEAAGSRGVSEGTRLKVTTEESPRGHQVAQVLEVSDQTARTQLHTRRTGESTAGTSAQVESEGTVKWYNPQKGFGFIAPENGEKDIFVHATALTRSGLSMLMEGQKVFVQCGQGKKGLEVRSIRLA, translated from the coding sequence ATGGGAAAATATAAAGACCATCGTGAGCCACGCCGGCATCGTCATGACGATGACCCGGTTTCTTTTGCGGAACGGCCTTCCGAGCTAAGCTACTTTCAGCGTTCGTCCACTGTAACCGCGGATCCTGTCGACGCCGAAGTGGTGTGGTTCAACACCAGCAAGGGTTTTGGCTTTGTCAAATTGCCGGAAGGCATCGAGGCCTATCTGCACATCCGGGTGCTGGAGGCGGCCGGGAGCCGCGGTGTTTCCGAGGGAACGCGTCTGAAGGTCACAACGGAAGAAAGTCCAAGAGGTCATCAGGTCGCGCAAGTGCTGGAGGTCAGCGATCAGACCGCGAGAACTCAGCTACATACGCGTCGCACTGGAGAGTCCACCGCCGGGACGAGTGCCCAGGTGGAGAGCGAGGGCACGGTCAAGTGGTACAATCCCCAAAAGGGCTTCGGCTTCATTGCTCCTGAAAACGGTGAGAAGGACATCTTCGTTCATGCCACCGCGCTGACCCGCTCAGGACTGAGCATGCTGATGGAGGGTCAGAAGGTGTTTGTCCAATGCGGGCAGGGCAAGAAAGGCCTGGAAGTTCGGAGCATTCGCCTCGCTTAG
- a CDS encoding helix-turn-helix domain-containing protein, translated as MRKKAGFTQKQLAEISGFSQQYISGLKKGNRNPTIVTSSV; from the coding sequence ATCAGGAAGAAGGCCGGCTTTACGCAGAAGCAGCTTGCCGAGATCTCCGGCTTCAGCCAGCAGTACATCAGCGGGCTGAAGAAGGGCAACAGGAACCCCACTATCGTCACGTCCTCCGTGTAG
- the metK gene encoding methionine adenosyltransferase, whose product MTRQFVFSSESVGAGHPDKMADNISDAILDAILRTDPKARVACETLVKTGMVVLAGEITSHAVIDYTQVARDTILDIGYDDDGIGFDGRRCAVVLALTEQSPDISQGVDEGRGQDLEQGAGDQGLMFGFACNETDTLMPLPIQLAHHLTKRQAEVRKTGQLGWLRPDVKSQVSVRYEGLRPVALDTIVLSTQHDEAVSQATVREGVIEEIIKPVLPTHLDTTGIRFLVNPTGRFVVGGPAGDCGLTGRKIIVDSYGGTGRHGGGAFSGKDPSKVDRSAAYAARYVAKNIVASGLAEVCEVQLAYAIGVASPVSVMVNTFGTARIEEKRIECLVLELFDLRPKGIIKMLDLVRPIYRNTATYGHFGREEPEFTWEKTDRADDLLREAGPAAA is encoded by the coding sequence ATGACCAGGCAGTTCGTGTTCTCTTCCGAATCCGTCGGCGCGGGACACCCCGATAAGATGGCAGATAACATCTCGGATGCCATCCTCGATGCCATCCTCCGCACCGACCCGAAGGCGCGCGTCGCCTGTGAAACGTTGGTGAAGACAGGGATGGTCGTTCTGGCTGGAGAGATCACCAGCCACGCGGTGATCGATTATACTCAAGTTGCCCGCGATACGATCCTCGATATTGGCTACGACGACGATGGCATCGGCTTTGATGGTCGACGTTGCGCCGTCGTTCTGGCTCTCACCGAGCAGTCGCCCGACATAAGCCAGGGCGTTGATGAGGGACGAGGGCAGGATCTCGAGCAGGGGGCGGGGGATCAGGGCCTCATGTTTGGATTCGCATGCAACGAGACGGATACATTGATGCCCTTGCCGATCCAACTCGCTCATCATTTGACGAAAAGACAGGCTGAGGTCCGGAAAACGGGACAGCTTGGCTGGCTGCGTCCGGATGTGAAATCTCAAGTGTCCGTACGCTACGAGGGTTTGCGCCCGGTGGCGCTGGATACCATTGTCCTGTCGACGCAGCATGATGAGGCGGTCTCACAAGCCACGGTCCGGGAAGGGGTCATTGAGGAGATCATAAAACCGGTCCTGCCGACCCACCTGGATACGACAGGGATCAGATTTCTGGTCAACCCAACAGGGCGGTTCGTGGTCGGTGGGCCTGCCGGCGACTGCGGCCTCACTGGACGCAAGATCATCGTCGATTCCTACGGTGGAACGGGGCGTCACGGCGGCGGCGCCTTTTCGGGCAAGGACCCATCCAAGGTTGACCGCTCGGCCGCCTATGCCGCCCGGTATGTCGCGAAGAATATCGTTGCCAGCGGCCTTGCCGAGGTCTGCGAGGTTCAACTCGCCTACGCGATCGGCGTGGCCAGTCCGGTTTCTGTCATGGTCAACACCTTCGGAACTGCAAGGATCGAGGAAAAAAGGATCGAGTGCCTTGTTCTTGAGCTTTTCGATCTCCGACCGAAAGGCATCATCAAGATGCTTGATCTCGTACGCCCGATATACCGCAACACGGCGACATACGGACACTTCGGCCGTGAAGAGCCTGAGTTCACCTGGGAGAAGACGGACAGAGCCGACGACTTGCTGCGTGAAGCAGGACCGGCAGCTGCGTGA
- a CDS encoding helix-turn-helix domain-containing protein — protein MGIREVFARNLRRLREKKKLSQEALAHEAGVDRTYISALERSVYAATIDMVEKLATVLEVEPATLLDPRSE, from the coding sequence ATGGGAATCCGAGAGGTCTTTGCCCGCAATCTGCGTAGGCTTCGCGAGAAAAAGAAGCTGTCCCAGGAGGCGCTGGCACATGAAGCTGGTGTTGATCGAACCTACATCAGCGCTCTTGAGCGCAGTGTATATGCTGCTACCATCGACATGGTCGAGAAGCTCGCTACGGTGCTGGAGGTTGAGCCGGCAACGCTGCTCGATCCGCGATCTGAATAG
- a CDS encoding acyl-homoserine-lactone synthase: protein MIELIAPGWYGAFADELHEMHRLRYRVFKERLDWNVRTTGGFEIDSFDSLKPHYLVLRDSAGRVRGGVRLLPSTGPTMLRDVFSRLLEGRAAPEEPSVWESSRFALDLPPSAPKDSGSIAVATYELLAGMIEFGLSRLLTHIVTVTDLRMERILRRAGWPLDRIGPPQTIGTTCAVAGCLDVSEESLAAVRHNGGLGGPVLWAGALHGRLTWL from the coding sequence ATGATTGAGCTTATTGCGCCCGGCTGGTACGGCGCGTTTGCTGACGAACTTCACGAAATGCACCGCCTGCGCTACCGCGTCTTTAAGGAACGGCTGGACTGGAACGTGCGCACGACCGGCGGCTTCGAGATCGATTCATTCGATTCCCTGAAACCGCACTATCTCGTGTTGCGCGATTCCGCCGGTCGCGTCAGGGGCGGCGTACGCCTTCTGCCCTCGACGGGGCCGACGATGCTGCGAGATGTCTTTTCGAGGCTGTTGGAAGGGAGAGCGGCACCCGAGGAACCGAGTGTCTGGGAAAGCAGCCGTTTCGCCCTTGATCTCCCACCGTCTGCACCGAAGGACAGTGGGAGTATAGCTGTTGCCACCTATGAACTTCTCGCTGGCATGATCGAGTTCGGTTTGTCACGGCTACTCACCCATATCGTCACGGTTACGGATTTGCGCATGGAGCGAATCCTGCGTCGCGCCGGGTGGCCGCTGGACCGGATCGGTCCGCCCCAGACAATCGGCACCACGTGCGCCGTTGCCGGCTGTTTGGATGTCTCAGAGGAGAGCCTTGCTGCGGTCCGCCACAATGGCGGTCTTGGCGGTCCCGTACTGTGGGCCGGTGCTCTGCACGGGCGCCTGACATGGTTATGA
- a CDS encoding IS110-like element ISMlo1 family transposase: MEQIIRIGMDTSKHVFQLHGVNAAEEVVLRKKMRRKEMVAFFERAAPTVVALEACGGSHHWARLLEALGHDVKLIPPQYVKPYVKRGKNDAADAEALCEAVSRPTMRFVRVKTTDNQAALMLVGMRDRLVRNRTQLANAIRGYAAEFGLIAATGTSKVRSLLERIATDETLPELARELFGLHGREYDRLEDEIEKVEARLMAWHRTNECSRRLTRIPGVGPIGALMMVMKTPAPETFRSGRHFAAWLGLTPKDHSTAGRVRLGVITRAGDENLRSVLVAGATAVLRHVREDRGKNASPWLLDMLNRKPPKLVAVALANKIARVAWKLMVTGERYNPNAALSAYGQAA, encoded by the coding sequence GTGGAGCAAATTATTCGAATTGGCATGGACACGTCAAAGCACGTCTTTCAACTGCATGGTGTGAATGCAGCCGAAGAGGTCGTGCTGCGCAAAAAAATGCGGCGTAAGGAGATGGTGGCTTTCTTCGAGAGGGCGGCGCCAACGGTGGTCGCGCTCGAAGCGTGCGGCGGATCGCATCATTGGGCCCGCCTGCTTGAGGCGCTTGGCCATGACGTGAAACTGATCCCGCCGCAATATGTCAAACCGTACGTAAAGCGCGGCAAGAACGACGCGGCCGATGCGGAGGCTCTTTGCGAAGCGGTAAGCCGCCCGACGATGCGCTTCGTTCGGGTAAAAACCACCGACAACCAGGCGGCTTTGATGCTGGTCGGCATGCGTGACCGACTGGTTCGCAATCGCACGCAACTTGCCAACGCCATCCGCGGATACGCTGCCGAGTTCGGATTGATCGCTGCCACAGGTACATCGAAGGTCAGATCATTGCTCGAGCGTATCGCGACTGATGAAACGCTGCCTGAACTGGCACGTGAACTGTTTGGGCTGCACGGCCGCGAATATGATCGGCTGGAGGACGAAATCGAAAAGGTCGAAGCACGGCTGATGGCGTGGCATCGCACAAACGAATGCAGTCGACGCCTGACACGGATTCCTGGCGTCGGACCGATCGGCGCATTGATGATGGTCATGAAGACCCCGGCGCCCGAGACGTTCCGATCAGGGCGGCACTTCGCGGCTTGGCTTGGCCTGACGCCGAAGGATCACTCGACAGCTGGCAGGGTCAGGCTTGGCGTGATCACCCGAGCTGGCGATGAAAATCTGCGAAGCGTGCTCGTCGCGGGCGCCACCGCTGTCCTCCGGCATGTTCGGGAGGACCGCGGGAAGAATGCGTCCCCATGGCTGCTGGACATGCTCAACCGCAAACCGCCGAAGCTCGTCGCTGTGGCGCTAGCCAATAAAATCGCCCGCGTCGCCTGGAAGCTGATGGTCACCGGCGAACGATACAATCCCAACGCTGCATTGTCGGCTTATGGCCAGGCAGCATAG
- a CDS encoding helix-turn-helix domain-containing protein — MDLKEVMAINMRRLRHDQDLTQEELAARAELSMRYVGSIERARVSASVSVLGQLAKALDVDPCELIRPQ, encoded by the coding sequence ATGGACCTCAAAGAGGTCATGGCGATCAACATGCGTCGTTTGCGCCATGATCAGGATCTGACGCAGGAAGAATTGGCTGCCCGCGCAGAGCTGAGCATGCGCTATGTGGGCTCGATCGAGCGTGCTCGTGTTTCCGCAAGCGTCAGTGTGCTTGGCCAGCTCGCAAAAGCGCTTGACGTTGATCCTTGTGAGTTGATTAGGCCGCAGTAA
- a CDS encoding DNA -binding domain-containing protein — translation MKTKVQDEVPWSDRLTAYDNEHFTVYMRLLDASADDATEDEMAQLVLGIDPVREPERARMAVRSHLGRANWMVTTGYKELFAR, via the coding sequence ATGAAAACCAAAGTTCAAGACGAAGTCCCGTGGTCGGACCGCCTGACCGCCTACGACAACGAGCACTTCACTGTCTATATGAGGCTCCTGGACGCGTCCGCCGACGATGCCACCGAGGACGAAATGGCGCAGCTCGTCCTCGGCATCGATCCGGTGCGAGAACCTGAGCGCGCTCGAATGGCGGTTCGCAGCCATCTCGGTCGGGCAAACTGGATGGTTACGACTGGATACAAAGAACTGTTCGCGCGCTGA
- a CDS encoding DUF982 domain-containing protein, producing the protein MTGLIRFERPVVVQLSRRSSERIVFDVNDAAAILLRDLHHETDKRRIAMDTCLQVLRGKTHPPAARRAFVAAALEARILRSD; encoded by the coding sequence ATGACCGGCTTGATCAGATTTGAGAGGCCAGTCGTTGTTCAGCTTAGCCGCCGCAGCTCGGAGCGTATCGTGTTCGACGTCAACGACGCGGCCGCTATCTTGCTCCGGGATCTGCATCATGAGACCGATAAACGCAGAATAGCGATGGACACCTGTCTGCAGGTGTTACGCGGTAAGACCCATCCCCCAGCCGCTCGACGAGCTTTCGTCGCAGCGGCACTCGAAGCACGCATTCTGCGCAGCGATTGA
- a CDS encoding helix-turn-helix domain-containing protein: protein MPASLRSPRQRRLLEQLIAARKNKGLTQAKVAEALRRPQSFVAKYEGGECRMDVIEFLDVAEALEIDPCEVLARVRRLRDR, encoded by the coding sequence ATGCCGGCATCCCTTCGTTCGCCCCGCCAACGCCGGCTGCTGGAACAGCTGATAGCGGCGCGCAAGAACAAGGGCTTAACCCAGGCCAAGGTTGCCGAAGCGCTTCGCCGCCCGCAGTCTTTCGTGGCCAAGTATGAGGGCGGTGAATGTCGCATGGACGTCATTGAGTTCCTCGATGTAGCGGAAGCGCTCGAAATCGACCCTTGCGAGGTTCTCGCACGTGTGCGTCGCTTGCGTGATCGATAG
- a CDS encoding DUF2285 domain-containing protein, whose translation MSAETLSFDLAALPCRAALVITADGSQHVMLRNAHRDLQLAVEGADVLRPVRLSVDAIWPADRMRHHLNALECLNALHATGQLPDRLFPPEARASRLRFVLQALDGSLAGASHRQIALALLGRQRVQADWTDPRNHLRDRIRRAVRRGHMLMDRGYQDFLA comes from the coding sequence TTGTCGGCCGAAACGCTTTCGTTTGATCTCGCTGCATTGCCATGTCGGGCAGCACTCGTGATCACGGCGGACGGTTCCCAGCATGTCATGCTGCGAAATGCTCACCGGGATTTACAACTGGCTGTGGAGGGCGCGGACGTTTTGCGCCCCGTTCGCCTTTCCGTCGACGCGATCTGGCCCGCCGATCGGATGAGACATCACCTGAATGCGCTCGAATGCCTCAATGCTCTTCACGCGACCGGGCAACTTCCCGACAGGCTGTTTCCGCCCGAAGCGCGCGCCAGCCGTCTGCGCTTTGTCCTCCAGGCGCTTGACGGCTCGCTGGCCGGGGCATCGCACCGCCAAATCGCACTGGCCCTGTTGGGCCGACAACGCGTCCAGGCCGACTGGACGGATCCGCGCAACCACCTTCGCGATCGCATTCGCCGTGCCGTCCGGCGCGGTCACATGCTCATGGATCGCGGCTATCAGGATTTCCTCGCCTGA
- a CDS encoding DUF982 domain-containing protein, with protein sequence MNAEAFSSPLFVKRATHIIQEIAGLADAIDFLNEWPEDRRDMIHEAALRACYDAYDGRKPVSTARNAFFGFAKRVAILEDSTSAMQWIAACRSGSGKVQV encoded by the coding sequence ATGAACGCTGAGGCTTTCAGCAGCCCCCTTTTTGTGAAGCGCGCAACGCACATCATCCAAGAGATCGCCGGCCTTGCGGATGCAATCGATTTTCTCAATGAATGGCCGGAAGATCGCAGAGACATGATCCACGAAGCCGCCCTGAGGGCATGCTACGATGCGTACGATGGGCGCAAGCCGGTAAGCACGGCGCGCAATGCCTTTTTCGGCTTTGCGAAGCGGGTCGCCATCTTGGAAGATTCAACCTCCGCGATGCAGTGGATCGCCGCCTGCAGATCGGGCAGTGGAAAAGTGCAGGTGTAG
- the glyA gene encoding serine hydroxymethyltransferase, protein MKNSADVAMAEPGTYGRSSLVQVDCRVHELLLRQRRQERTMLKLIASENFASSAVLEATGSIFANKYAEGYPGARYYAGNEIVDELETLAIERLKALFGSEHANVQPYSGSPANQAVYRALLSPRDKVMGLPLPEGGHLTHGWSVNFSGTDYQRVPYGLHDKTQQIDYDRLRETARRERPKLIWVGGTSYPRVFDYAAMAEIALEANSYLVADIAHISGLIVAGAHPNPVVHCDVVTSTSHKSIRGPRGGFILSKNEDRYQALYHSTSKHNLAKRIDRAVFPQLQGGPHMNTIAALAVALQEAATPSFRTYGHQIVKNAKALAEALLGRGYYLVTGGTDNHMLILDLRDRPLSGKAYAERLARAGIITNFDMVPGDPRDPTVTSGIRLGSPAVTSMGMREAEMVQIAAFIDSVCRQPDDQEVHASVRRDVADFCTAFDVPGISDR, encoded by the coding sequence ATGAAGAACTCCGCTGACGTAGCCATGGCAGAGCCCGGCACATACGGACGGTCTTCCTTGGTCCAGGTCGATTGCCGCGTTCATGAACTGCTTCTACGACAGAGGCGGCAAGAGCGGACGATGCTCAAACTTATCGCATCTGAGAACTTTGCCTCCTCAGCCGTACTGGAAGCGACCGGCTCTATCTTCGCGAACAAGTATGCCGAGGGCTACCCGGGTGCGCGCTACTACGCGGGAAATGAGATCGTCGATGAGCTTGAGACCCTCGCGATCGAGCGCCTGAAAGCGCTATTTGGCAGTGAGCACGCCAACGTCCAGCCTTATTCGGGCTCACCAGCCAACCAGGCTGTCTATCGCGCGCTTTTGAGCCCCCGTGACAAAGTCATGGGGCTGCCGTTGCCCGAAGGGGGCCATCTGACTCATGGGTGGTCCGTCAACTTTTCCGGCACTGATTATCAACGCGTCCCCTATGGGCTGCACGATAAGACGCAGCAAATTGACTATGACCGCTTGCGCGAGACCGCCAGGCGGGAACGGCCGAAACTCATTTGGGTCGGCGGAACTTCCTACCCGCGTGTCTTTGACTACGCGGCAATGGCAGAAATCGCTCTGGAGGCGAACTCTTATCTCGTGGCCGACATCGCCCACATCAGCGGCCTGATTGTCGCTGGAGCGCATCCGAATCCCGTGGTCCATTGCGACGTCGTCACCAGCACATCTCACAAGTCGATCCGCGGCCCCCGTGGAGGCTTTATTTTGTCGAAGAATGAAGATCGTTATCAGGCGCTCTATCATTCCACGAGCAAACACAATCTCGCCAAACGGATTGATCGCGCGGTGTTTCCTCAACTGCAAGGTGGGCCGCACATGAATACCATCGCCGCGCTCGCTGTTGCTTTGCAGGAAGCCGCGACCCCCTCTTTCCGCACCTACGGTCACCAGATCGTCAAGAATGCCAAGGCGCTGGCCGAGGCGCTTCTGGGTCGTGGTTATTATCTGGTCACCGGCGGGACTGACAATCACATGCTGATCCTTGATCTTCGGGACCGGCCGCTATCAGGCAAAGCCTATGCCGAGCGCCTGGCAAGGGCAGGCATCATTACGAACTTTGATATGGTGCCGGGCGACCCGCGCGACCCGACGGTCACAAGCGGAATCCGCTTGGGGTCGCCGGCAGTGACGTCCATGGGCATGCGTGAGGCGGAAATGGTGCAGATCGCCGCTTTCATCGACTCCGTCTGCCGCCAGCCCGACGACCAGGAAGTTCATGCGAGCGTACGAAGAGACGTTGCCGACTTCTGCACTGCGTTCGACGTCCCCGGCATCAGCGACCGGTAA